The following proteins are co-located in the Leishmania donovani BPK282A1 complete genome, chromosome 26 genome:
- a CDS encoding glutamate 5-kinase, putative encodes MADILKSVKRIVVKVGSSILVDNQEIAAHRIEALCQFIADLQTKYEVILVTSGAVAAGYTKKEMDKSYVPNKQALASMGQPLLMHMYYTELQKHGILCAQMLLAAYDLDSRKRTINAHNTIEVLISHKVIPIINENDATALDELVFGDNDRLSALVAHHFKADLLVILSDIDGYYTENPRTSTNATIRSVVHELSPDDLVAEATPNNRFATGGIVTKLQAAQFLLERGGKMYLSSGFHLEKARQFLLGGSHEIGTLFYSRVSS; translated from the coding sequence ATGGCGGACATCTTGAAGTCGGTGAAGCGCATCGTGGTAAAGGTGGGCTCCTCGATCCTTGTGGACAATCAGGAGATCGCCGCGCACCGGATCGAGGCGCTATGCCAGTTTATCGCCGACCTTCAGACCAAGTACGAAGTGATCCTTGTCACATCCGGCGCAGTCGCCGCGGGGTACACGAAAAAAGAGATGGATAAGTCATATGTGCCGAATAAGCAGGCACTCGCGTCGATGGGGCAGCCACTGCTCATGCACATGTACTACACCGAGCTGCAAAAGCACGGCATCCTGTGCGCTCAGATGCTGCTTGCTGCCTATGATCTCGACTCGCGGAAGCGTACTATCAACGCCCATAATACCATTGAGGTGCTCATCAGCCACAAGGTGATCCCGATCATCAACGAAAACGATGCGACGGCGCTTGACGAGCTGGTCTTTGGCGACAATGACCGTCTGTCCGCGCTAGTTGCGCACCACTTCAAGGCCGACCTACTTGTCATTCTCAGCGACATCGACGGCTACTACACCGAAAATCCACGCACTTCCACGAATGCCACGATACGCTCTGTCGTCCACGAACTTAGCCCTGACGATCTTGTAGCAGAGGCCACCCCGAACAATCGGTTCGCGACGGGTGGGATTGTGACGAAGCTGCAGGCTGCTCAATTCCTCCTGGAAAGGGGAGGAAAAATGTACCTCTCGAGCGGATTCCACCTAGAGAAGGCACGCCAGTTCCTTCTCGGCGGCTCGCACGAGATCGGCACACTGTTTTATTCGAGAGTTTCATCTTGA